The Microbacterium paraoxydans genome includes a window with the following:
- the rplS gene encoding 50S ribosomal protein L19, which produces MQILDAVDAASLRSDIPEFFPGDTVKVHVNITEGNRSRIQVFQGVVIGRQGDSVRETFTVRKISFQVGVERTFPVHSPVIDHIEVVTRGDVRRAKLYYLRELRGKKAKIKEKRVNN; this is translated from the coding sequence ATGCAGATCCTCGACGCCGTCGACGCGGCTTCGCTCCGTTCCGACATCCCCGAGTTCTTCCCCGGTGACACCGTCAAGGTGCACGTCAACATCACCGAGGGCAACCGCTCCCGTATCCAGGTCTTCCAGGGCGTCGTCATCGGCCGCCAGGGTGACAGCGTCCGCGAGACCTTCACCGTCCGGAAGATCAGCTTCCAGGTGGGTGTCGAGCGTACCTTCCCCGTGCACTCCCCGGTGATCGACCACATCGAGGTCGTCACCCGCGGTGACGTGCGTCGCGCCAAGCTCTACTACCTGCGCGAGCTCCGCGGCAAGAAGGCGAAGATCAAGGAGAAGCGCGTCAACAACTGA
- a CDS encoding YraN family protein has protein sequence MAAKDDLGRAGEQQAADYLTKRGYRIVDRNWRCPQGELDLVAIVGAHLSVIEVKTRRSTAFGHPFDAIDDRKRRRLWRLAHAWRAEHPDLARGRVLRVEAIGITGASPGTATVEHLEDIA, from the coding sequence ATGGCAGCGAAAGACGACCTCGGGCGAGCCGGGGAGCAGCAGGCAGCGGACTATCTGACGAAGCGCGGGTATCGGATCGTCGACCGCAACTGGCGGTGTCCCCAGGGCGAACTGGATCTCGTGGCGATCGTCGGGGCTCACCTGTCCGTCATCGAGGTGAAGACGCGGCGGTCGACGGCGTTCGGGCACCCGTTCGACGCCATCGACGACCGGAAGCGTCGGCGGCTGTGGCGGCTCGCTCATGCGTGGCGGGCGGAGCATCCCGATCTGGCGCGTGGACGGGTCCTCCGGGTGGAAGCGATAGGTATCACCGGTGCGTCCCCGGGGACAGCCACCGTCGAGCACCTCGAGGACATCGCATGA
- the lepB gene encoding signal peptidase I, whose amino-acid sequence MTDSPSARPTRRRRGFLVFLRDVLVIVVIAALVSFVIKTFVVRSFYIPSASMERTLLIDDRILVDELTPRWTGYERGDIVVFKDPGGWLDPMPQAPAQPPLVKAVDWVLTFVGISATDTQDHLVKRVIGVEGDHVVCCNALGQITINGAPIDELSYLNLPEGDTAASNEPFDVVVPEDSVWLLGDNRDRSRDARAHQELPSGGFVPVSNIVGKAFLTTWPLDRFGPIDGHHDIFTGVPDPE is encoded by the coding sequence ATGACTGACTCTCCGTCCGCACGCCCGACACGACGGCGGCGCGGGTTCCTGGTCTTCCTCCGAGACGTGCTGGTCATCGTCGTCATCGCCGCGCTGGTGTCCTTCGTCATCAAGACGTTCGTCGTGCGCTCGTTCTACATCCCCTCGGCCTCCATGGAGCGGACGCTGCTGATCGACGACCGCATCCTCGTCGACGAGCTCACCCCGCGGTGGACCGGCTACGAGCGCGGCGACATCGTCGTCTTCAAGGATCCGGGCGGGTGGCTCGACCCGATGCCGCAGGCGCCGGCACAGCCGCCGCTGGTCAAGGCCGTCGACTGGGTTCTCACCTTCGTGGGCATCTCGGCGACCGACACCCAGGACCACCTCGTCAAGCGCGTGATCGGGGTCGAGGGCGACCACGTGGTGTGCTGCAACGCGCTGGGGCAGATCACGATCAACGGCGCCCCGATCGACGAGCTGAGCTACCTGAACCTCCCCGAGGGGGACACCGCGGCCTCCAACGAGCCGTTCGACGTCGTCGTGCCGGAGGACTCCGTATGGCTCCTCGGCGACAACCGGGACCGCTCCCGTGACGCCCGCGCACACCAGGAGCTGCCCAGCGGCGGTTTCGTCCCCGTCTCCAACATCGTGGGCAAGGCGTTCCTGACGACCTGGCCGCTCGACCGATTCGGACCGATCGACGGCCACCACGACATCTTCACCGGAGTGCCGGACCCCGAATGA
- the map gene encoding type I methionyl aminopeptidase produces the protein MIELRTPAEIDEMRAAGRFVAETLATLRDETKVGTNLLAIDRRAHDMIRKAGAESCYIDYHPSFGASPFGKVICTSVNDAVLHGLPYDYALRDGDLVTLDFAVSVDGWVADSAVSFVVGTPRDEDLRLIDTTERALAAAIETSVVGKRIGDISAAIADVAHGEGYSINTDFGGHGVGRTMHGDPHVANDGRAGRGFPLRAGLVLALEPWFLATTDELITDPDGWTLRSADGSRGAHSEHTIAITEDGPIILTDRSFLGVD, from the coding sequence ATGATCGAACTGCGCACCCCTGCCGAGATCGATGAGATGCGCGCGGCAGGCCGGTTCGTCGCCGAGACGCTGGCGACCCTGCGCGACGAGACGAAGGTCGGCACCAACCTCCTGGCGATCGACCGCCGGGCCCATGACATGATCCGCAAGGCCGGCGCCGAGTCCTGCTACATCGACTACCACCCGTCATTCGGGGCGAGCCCCTTTGGCAAGGTCATCTGCACCTCGGTGAACGACGCCGTGCTGCACGGCCTCCCGTATGACTACGCGCTCCGGGACGGCGACCTCGTCACCCTGGACTTCGCCGTCTCGGTCGACGGCTGGGTCGCCGACTCCGCGGTCTCCTTCGTCGTGGGTACGCCGCGGGACGAGGACCTCCGTCTCATCGACACCACGGAACGCGCGCTGGCCGCCGCGATCGAGACCTCGGTGGTCGGCAAGCGCATCGGCGACATCTCCGCCGCGATCGCCGACGTCGCGCACGGCGAGGGCTACTCCATCAACACCGACTTCGGGGGCCATGGCGTCGGCCGCACGATGCACGGCGACCCTCATGTGGCGAACGACGGCCGCGCAGGACGCGGTTTCCCGCTCCGCGCCGGCCTCGTGCTCGCCCTGGAGCCCTGGTTCCTCGCGACGACGGACGAGCTGATCACCGACCCCGACGGCTGGACGCTGCGGAGCGCGGACGGCTCCCGCGGCGCGCACTCCGAGCACACCATCGCCATCACCGAGGACGGACCGATCATCCTGACGGATCGCTCGTTCCTCGGCGTCGACTGA
- a CDS encoding DUF2469 family protein translates to MDEEAFDDYDRELELALFREYRDVVSQFQYVVETERRFYLANEVNVVRRDTEHDFYFEISMSDVWVWDIYRADRFVKAVRVLTFKDVNVEELQRREFELPQELSLDGE, encoded by the coding sequence ATGGATGAGGAAGCCTTCGACGACTACGACCGCGAGCTGGAACTCGCGCTGTTCCGCGAGTACCGCGACGTCGTCTCTCAGTTCCAGTACGTCGTGGAGACCGAGCGTCGCTTCTACCTGGCCAACGAGGTCAACGTCGTGCGGCGGGACACCGAGCACGACTTCTACTTCGAGATCTCCATGAGCGACGTGTGGGTGTGGGACATCTACCGGGCCGACCGCTTCGTGAAGGCCGTCCGGGTGCTCACGTTCAAGGACGTGAACGTCGAGGAGCTCCAGCGTCGCGAGTTCGAACTGCCGCAGGAGCTCTCCCTCGACGGAGAGTGA
- a CDS encoding ribonuclease HII produces the protein MTVITPRLTLERKLLGECDLIIALDEVGRGALAGPVAVGAAVMDAQGARRRVPDGLRDSKLVPERRRPDVAARAAAWVQASAVGWATAAEVDEVGIMRALGLAASRAVEAVVAQGATVENALVLLDGNHDYVSRVHPVPLRVRPVIKADRDCASVSAASVIAKVARDGHMAELHEGHRDYQWDRNKGYASPEHREAIRSFGLSPFHRSSWAIADAPTLF, from the coding sequence ATGACCGTCATCACGCCTCGACTGACCCTGGAACGGAAGCTCCTGGGGGAGTGCGACCTCATCATCGCCCTCGATGAGGTCGGTCGCGGCGCACTGGCGGGACCGGTGGCCGTCGGAGCAGCGGTGATGGACGCCCAGGGCGCCCGCCGCCGGGTTCCGGACGGCCTGCGCGACTCGAAGCTGGTCCCCGAGCGCCGGCGCCCGGATGTGGCCGCCCGCGCCGCCGCCTGGGTGCAGGCCTCGGCCGTCGGCTGGGCGACCGCGGCGGAGGTCGACGAGGTCGGGATCATGCGGGCCCTGGGTCTCGCCGCCTCGCGAGCCGTGGAGGCGGTGGTCGCTCAGGGCGCGACGGTGGAGAACGCCCTGGTCCTGCTCGACGGCAATCACGACTACGTCTCGCGTGTGCATCCGGTGCCGCTGCGGGTGCGCCCCGTCATCAAGGCCGACCGCGACTGCGCCTCGGTGTCCGCGGCGTCGGTGATTGCGAAGGTCGCGAGAGACGGTCACATGGCGGAGCTGCACGAGGGTCACCGTGACTACCAGTGGGATCGCAACAAGGGGTACGCGAGCCCGGAGCACCGGGAGGCCATCCGCTCGTTCGGGCTCTCCCCGTTCCACCGGTCCTCGTGGGCGATCGCCGACGCGCCGACGCTGTTCTGA